The following are from one region of the Candidatus Dependentiae bacterium genome:
- the prfB gene encoding peptide chain release factor 2 has product MLIDELKEQIKALEPNINTITTFWDNSKLEDRFEQLRSQSLQEDFWQHPDQANILKELQSIKIQREQYQFITQTKQDLDEMIELFAQDETELKKLQEEIDKLKRAVSKFKVELLLNNPDDNSNCFLSINAGAGGTESQDWANMLLRMYIRFCERNKFQVSTIDYQPAEEAGIKSATLFIKGKNCYGLLKSEAGIHRLVRISPFDSNKRRHTSFAAVHLTPEAPDVEIKIDPNDLRIDTYRAGGAGGQHVNKTDSAVRITHIPTNIVVQCQNERSQTQNKVTAMKMLMAKLVQKQKEEEDAKQASVQKKKIEWGSQIRSYVLHPYKMVKDHRTNIESPQPELILDGDLMHFIEQYLIWSAHNN; this is encoded by the coding sequence ATGCTCATAGATGAATTAAAAGAACAAATAAAAGCCCTCGAGCCAAACATTAACACTATAACCACTTTTTGGGACAACAGTAAACTTGAAGATCGTTTCGAACAGCTCAGATCACAAAGCCTTCAGGAAGATTTTTGGCAACATCCCGACCAAGCAAATATACTCAAGGAACTACAAAGTATTAAAATACAACGCGAGCAATATCAATTCATTACACAAACAAAACAAGATTTAGATGAAATGATTGAACTATTTGCACAAGATGAAACCGAACTAAAAAAACTACAAGAAGAAATAGACAAACTAAAGCGTGCAGTCTCAAAATTTAAAGTTGAACTCCTTTTGAATAACCCTGATGACAACTCTAACTGTTTTTTGAGCATCAACGCCGGAGCCGGCGGAACAGAATCACAAGACTGGGCAAATATGCTTTTGCGCATGTATATTCGTTTTTGCGAAAGAAATAAGTTTCAAGTATCAACCATCGACTATCAACCGGCAGAAGAAGCCGGTATCAAATCTGCCACTTTATTTATTAAAGGAAAAAATTGCTACGGCCTACTTAAAAGCGAAGCCGGCATTCATCGTTTAGTACGCATTTCACCATTTGACTCAAACAAACGAAGACACACCTCTTTTGCGGCTGTTCATTTAACTCCGGAAGCTCCCGACGTAGAAATCAAAATCGACCCCAACGATTTACGCATCGACACCTATCGCGCCGGAGGAGCAGGCGGACAACATGTTAACAAAACAGATTCGGCAGTACGCATCACGCACATCCCAACAAATATTGTCGTTCAATGCCAAAATGAACGCTCTCAAACACAAAACAAAGTGACTGCCATGAAAATGCTCATGGCAAAACTCGTTCAAAAACAGAAAGAAGAAGAGGACGCAAAACAAGCATCCGTACAAAAAAAGAAAATCGAATGGGGATCGCAAATCAGATCGTATGTTTTACATCCGTACAAAATGGTCAAAGATCACCGCACAAATATTGAATCTCCCCAACCGGAATTAATACTTGACGGCGACCTTATGCACTTTATTGAACAATACCTTATTTGGTCCGCACACAATAACTAA
- a CDS encoding OPT/YSL family transporter, translating into MTLVIACVLSTFSTAVMSYISMATPIGPWIAPTLVLLGFLIYSCSRKASIDSPLIYVTISGSIGGILATAFGFSFPTLFFLDQTLFNSWMSSPVYFVSVVGILALAAGWYGMWIANVVEPVCIDQLDLPFPIGQMIYKMIIAQKQIRKAWELVIGFVGTMLFCFLQDGLFFIRGIIPKALTVCSSFSYYCFAMPVIRFDLWPMLWAIGFVTGHIIVVPLLVGSLSKILIIKPIHALFFDTMTIMEFVLAFCSGMVVSGVLGNFMPNKVVCFFNKYNVSQAKSLCGKLPPISRPLLCEGILLLVFISSVLFYFGFSIVSQLYLLVFTFICTYQIIIIAGKIGLAQLGRFATFVLVPALFIFNLDVIQITIISTFVEATAGVAVDVLFGRKVVQLSGVSYGRAKKYQYIGLLVSCLVIGVVFWLLIRQFGLGSPELFAQRSQARQLLIDVKEFNYMVVLVGVIFGLILKRAKMSPMLVLGGLLMPLNITLGLVVGGLVSMLAKDREQWYPFWSGIFAANSIWMLIQAIF; encoded by the coding sequence ATGACGTTAGTGATAGCATGTGTATTGTCAACATTCTCAACCGCTGTGATGAGCTATATTTCTATGGCAACTCCAATTGGTCCTTGGATAGCGCCTACTTTGGTGTTGTTGGGGTTTCTTATTTATTCATGTTCTCGCAAGGCATCGATTGATAGTCCGCTCATATATGTGACTATATCCGGGTCGATAGGCGGCATTTTGGCAACTGCATTTGGATTTTCATTTCCAACATTATTTTTTTTAGATCAAACGTTATTTAATAGTTGGATGAGCTCTCCTGTTTACTTTGTGTCTGTTGTGGGGATTTTGGCGTTGGCTGCCGGATGGTATGGCATGTGGATTGCTAATGTTGTCGAGCCGGTATGTATTGATCAATTAGATTTGCCATTTCCTATAGGTCAGATGATATATAAAATGATTATTGCACAAAAACAGATACGAAAAGCGTGGGAATTGGTAATAGGTTTTGTCGGGACCATGTTGTTTTGTTTTTTGCAGGATGGTCTTTTTTTTATTCGTGGTATTATTCCAAAAGCATTAACTGTTTGTTCTTCTTTTTCATATTATTGTTTTGCGATGCCGGTCATACGTTTTGATTTATGGCCAATGTTGTGGGCCATTGGATTTGTTACGGGTCATATAATTGTTGTACCGCTTTTGGTTGGTTCCTTGTCTAAAATTTTAATTATTAAACCGATTCATGCATTGTTTTTTGATACCATGACTATTATGGAATTTGTGTTGGCTTTTTGTAGTGGCATGGTGGTCTCCGGTGTTTTGGGGAACTTTATGCCTAATAAAGTTGTTTGTTTTTTTAATAAGTACAATGTGTCGCAAGCCAAGAGTTTGTGTGGCAAGTTGCCACCGATCAGTCGTCCTTTATTGTGCGAAGGAATCTTATTGTTAGTTTTTATTTCATCGGTATTATTTTATTTTGGTTTTTCTATAGTATCGCAACTATATCTTTTAGTTTTTACTTTTATTTGTACGTATCAAATTATAATAATTGCGGGTAAAATTGGTTTGGCTCAACTTGGGCGTTTTGCTACTTTTGTTTTGGTGCCGGCATTGTTTATATTCAATCTTGATGTTATTCAAATTACCATTATATCAACATTTGTTGAGGCAACAGCCGGTGTTGCGGTTGATGTTTTATTTGGTAGAAAAGTGGTGCAGTTAAGTGGAGTAAGCTATGGGCGTGCAAAAAAATATCAATATATTGGTTTGCTGGTCAGTTGTTTAGTTATAGGTGTTGTTTTTTGGTTGTTGATACGGCAGTTTGGCTTAGGGTCTCCGGAGTTATTTGCGCAACGTAGTCAAGCGCGTCAATTACTTATTGATGTGAAAGAGTTTAATTATATGGTGGTTTTGGTTGGTGTTATATTTGGATTGATTTTAAAGCGAGCAAAGATGAGCCCAATGTTGGTGTTGGGTGGTCTGCTTATGCCATTAAATATTACTTTGGGATTAGTTGTCGGTGGTTTAGTGAGTATGTTGGCAAAAGATAGAGAGCAATGGTATCCGTTTTGGTCGGGAATTTTTGCAGCAAATTCTATTTGGATGTTGATTCAGGCGATTTTCTAA
- a CDS encoding alpha/beta hydrolase has protein sequence MVNKINSVYILFLLYATTACATIDEASNYFNTSFLIHYDQVTAALIKDGFNEIDFYAEDGLKLNGLFLQRPDATCNTILCCGFYPGRKEGLAAFYHLLPQNSNIFLFDARGHGKSDGRFLSKIPFYGLHEYNDIIGAATFLAKQNNKPTIILGVCAGAYHTVRAIDKLQKNNAIEKLNIKGLILDSSIISLLESTRVPKKYFKHAILPGLLRTSFYPNENRHEIKKTSFYRLCWTCAAPLLTLFEYFLWPCVILRNEAIDIRPLCAHIDMPIFFIHAQNDAYVSFELAQSCAEYASKYWWPEQSEHACIYLKHKHAYRDHLHDFFATVLHA, from the coding sequence ATGGTCAACAAAATAAATAGTGTATACATCCTTTTCCTTTTATATGCAACAACTGCTTGCGCTACCATTGATGAAGCTTCAAATTATTTTAACACATCTTTTTTGATTCACTACGATCAAGTAACTGCTGCATTAATCAAAGACGGCTTCAATGAAATAGATTTTTATGCAGAAGACGGACTCAAACTCAATGGCCTTTTTTTACAGCGACCCGATGCTACCTGTAATACAATTCTTTGCTGTGGATTTTATCCCGGCCGCAAAGAAGGACTCGCAGCATTTTATCATCTATTGCCTCAAAACAGTAATATTTTCTTATTTGATGCACGCGGACACGGCAAAAGTGATGGCCGATTTTTGAGCAAGATACCATTTTATGGGCTACATGAATATAATGACATTATTGGCGCCGCAACTTTTTTGGCCAAACAAAACAATAAACCAACTATTATTTTAGGCGTATGCGCAGGAGCATATCATACAGTTCGAGCAATTGATAAATTACAAAAAAATAACGCAATAGAAAAATTAAACATCAAAGGTCTCATTTTAGACAGCAGCATCATTTCACTTTTGGAATCAACCCGCGTCCCTAAAAAATATTTCAAACATGCAATTTTACCAGGTTTATTGCGCACATCATTTTACCCCAACGAAAACAGGCACGAAATAAAAAAAACCTCTTTCTATAGACTATGTTGGACATGCGCCGCCCCATTATTAACATTATTTGAATACTTTTTGTGGCCATGTGTTATACTAAGAAATGAAGCAATCGATATTAGACCTTTATGCGCACATATCGACATGCCGATATTTTTCATTCATGCACAAAATGATGCTTACGTTTCATTTGAACTCGCACAAAGCTGTGCTGAGTATGCATCGAAATATTGGTGGCCGGAGCAATCAGAGCATGCTTGTATTTATTTAAAACATAAACATGCCTACCGTGATCATTTACATGACTTTTTTGCTACTGTGCTACACGCTTAA
- a CDS encoding DMT family transporter: MLLIIVLYALFGSSFVLGKLLLSYTTPLFLTGARMTIGGLILLSYLFFYAHEHFKFKRKHIYWYVQMIFFGIYITYSLRFWALNYMPAAKTNFIYNLSPFLSALFSYIVFSEKLSMKKWLGLAVGLVGLLPVLLSTSNLEQQVGEMSFLSWPELAVILSVATHTYSWIIMRKLVKEKSYSPMMINGLSMTCGGILALITSLFVDGFAPIASGSIGYFFGILGMIILLSNIICYNLYGWLLKRYTATFLSFSGFLSPIFTALYGWILLGEVVTWHFYASCIIVFIGLYLFYQEELQESTALHIGEVDLD; this comes from the coding sequence ATGCTTTTAATTATTGTTTTATACGCTTTATTCGGATCTTCTTTTGTACTAGGAAAACTTTTACTTTCCTACACAACACCCCTTTTTCTCACCGGTGCTCGTATGACCATTGGCGGACTGATTTTACTTTCATACCTTTTCTTTTATGCTCATGAACATTTCAAATTCAAACGGAAGCATATATACTGGTATGTTCAAATGATATTTTTTGGCATCTATATTACCTACTCATTACGCTTCTGGGCACTTAATTATATGCCCGCTGCGAAAACAAACTTCATATACAACCTTTCGCCATTCCTTTCAGCACTATTTTCATACATTGTGTTTAGCGAAAAATTATCAATGAAAAAATGGCTCGGACTTGCCGTTGGACTTGTCGGCCTGCTTCCAGTATTACTCAGCACATCAAATCTAGAACAACAAGTTGGTGAAATGTCATTTTTATCATGGCCTGAATTAGCTGTAATTTTATCAGTCGCAACACACACCTATAGCTGGATTATCATGCGCAAGTTGGTAAAAGAAAAAAGCTACTCTCCCATGATGATCAACGGATTGAGTATGACCTGCGGAGGCATTCTTGCATTAATCACCTCTTTATTTGTTGACGGATTTGCACCCATTGCATCAGGATCCATAGGCTACTTTTTCGGTATTTTAGGCATGATAATCCTATTAAGTAATATCATTTGCTACAACTTATACGGATGGCTACTCAAACGCTATACGGCAACATTTTTATCTTTCTCAGGTTTTTTAAGCCCTATATTCACTGCACTATATGGCTGGATTCTTTTAGGAGAAGTAGTCACCTGGCATTTTTATGCATCATGCATTATCGTATTTATCGGTCTCTATCTTTTTTATCAAGAAGAACTTCAAGAATCTACCGCCTTACATATCGGTGAAGTTGACTTAGATTAG
- a CDS encoding glycoside hydrolase family 3 protein — translation MCHRIILFLLCCMFNVCAETDMEQLMATMTIEQKIGQLFMVASVSDISINQMFMQRTPYQVNPDYIKNMITEYYVGGVIFLGDATQDTMHKTVHEFQQLAKIPLLIGLDAEWGVAMRVKDGRYFDKNDILGQLSNEEVFEIAQEIGKDCKELGVHINFAPVVDINTNPDNPIIGARSFGNDKDNVAQKGIAYMQGLQSVGVLSCAKHFPGHGDTNVDSHLQLPILNHNKNRLYAIEISPFIQMIKSNVPAIMMGHLSAPALDETGTPASVSKKIIQKILRDELGFDGLVITDGLGMRALTDHYESGVLELNALLAGNDILLCPVDLPKAIDCIKIAIKDGLVSIEQIDEHVRRILNAKNKVIIEK, via the coding sequence ATGTGTCATCGAATAATATTATTTTTATTATGTTGTATGTTTAATGTTTGTGCGGAAACTGACATGGAACAATTAATGGCAACTATGACGATTGAGCAAAAAATTGGACAGCTGTTTATGGTTGCATCAGTTTCAGATATCTCTATCAATCAAATGTTTATGCAACGAACGCCTTATCAAGTGAATCCTGATTATATTAAAAATATGATAACAGAGTATTATGTTGGCGGAGTGATTTTTTTAGGTGATGCAACTCAGGATACTATGCACAAAACAGTACATGAGTTTCAACAATTGGCGAAAATTCCTTTGTTGATTGGGTTAGATGCTGAGTGGGGTGTTGCAATGCGTGTTAAAGATGGCAGATATTTTGATAAAAATGATATTCTTGGTCAGTTGTCCAACGAAGAAGTTTTTGAAATTGCACAAGAGATTGGCAAAGACTGTAAAGAGTTAGGAGTGCATATAAATTTTGCTCCTGTAGTTGATATTAATACTAATCCGGACAATCCAATAATTGGCGCACGTTCATTTGGTAATGATAAGGATAATGTTGCACAAAAGGGAATTGCTTATATGCAAGGCTTGCAATCGGTTGGAGTGCTTTCCTGCGCAAAGCATTTTCCGGGACATGGCGATACTAATGTTGATTCTCACTTGCAACTTCCTATTTTAAATCACAATAAAAATCGTTTATATGCAATTGAGATATCGCCATTTATACAAATGATTAAAAGTAACGTTCCTGCAATTATGATGGGGCATTTATCTGCGCCTGCATTAGATGAAACCGGTACACCCGCTAGTGTATCAAAGAAGATAATACAAAAAATATTACGAGATGAGCTAGGATTTGATGGTTTAGTTATAACAGATGGTTTGGGTATGCGTGCACTTACTGATCATTATGAATCAGGAGTATTAGAGTTGAATGCATTATTAGCAGGCAATGATATCTTGTTATGTCCGGTTGATCTGCCAAAAGCAATTGACTGTATCAAAATAGCGATTAAAGATGGATTGGTATCGATTGAACAAATTGATGAGCATGTCAGGCGAATTTTAAATGCAAAAAATAAAGTAATCATAGAAAAATAA
- a CDS encoding HIT domain-containing protein, which translates to MTNQSCVFCKVINKEIPAKLIDENDDCIVIEDIAPKAPIHYLIIPKKHIVNLHDLQKSDLPLMGSMMFMAKQIAQKLPEPKAFGLIMNNGAQAGQSVMHMHSHFLSGAKLTDL; encoded by the coding sequence ATGACTAATCAATCATGTGTTTTTTGTAAAGTTATTAACAAAGAAATTCCAGCAAAGTTGATTGATGAAAATGATGACTGTATTGTTATTGAAGATATTGCGCCAAAAGCTCCTATTCATTATTTAATTATTCCAAAAAAGCATATTGTTAATCTTCATGATCTACAAAAATCTGACTTGCCCTTGATGGGCTCTATGATGTTCATGGCAAAACAGATAGCACAAAAGCTTCCTGAGCCCAAAGCATTTGGCCTTATTATGAATAATGGCGCTCAAGCGGGTCAAAGTGTAATGCATATGCATTCTCATTTTCTTTCCGGTGCTAAGTTAACCGATCTATAA
- a CDS encoding type II secretion system F family protein, with protein sequence MPYYCWRGVTLDASWCKGTLFARNQEVLRQRLLQQEIALVRCAKKKDLNLLPISFEQKLLFFQHFYALLSAGIHIWQALNIISEQTSDARFAEIIDSISSQVEQGNMLHKAFEQHANIFLPEMIHVIDIGIEADNLPVALNMLCHHLQEAHEFKKKLRSALLLPIVTFGIFLVIMLVILFFIVPKYAQLFASMSKELPSTTRMLMTLSAFISSYYMVGTLFIFVTVCMVLLQVSKRTSIKKKIDEHLLVVPHVGILFKQIDLVYFLRSLSLLLEGGLPLVPALSIAKEAVYNSFFKASIQDMITEVEAGQELSAVMQQRSKFFAQDIILLITVGQETGHLLDMVHRASELYQQKVQRTLNRYTMMIQPALMIILGLLVAGLIFAVYTPLFNLADVV encoded by the coding sequence ATGCCTTATTATTGCTGGCGTGGTGTAACACTGGATGCATCATGGTGTAAAGGTACATTATTTGCACGTAATCAAGAAGTGTTGCGACAAAGATTGTTGCAGCAAGAGATAGCATTAGTACGCTGTGCTAAAAAAAAAGATTTAAATTTGTTGCCGATATCATTTGAACAGAAATTGCTTTTTTTCCAGCATTTTTATGCGTTGCTTTCGGCAGGCATACATATTTGGCAAGCACTTAATATTATTAGTGAGCAGACAAGTGACGCTCGTTTTGCTGAAATTATAGATAGCATTTCATCACAAGTTGAGCAAGGTAATATGCTGCATAAAGCATTTGAGCAACATGCAAATATTTTTTTGCCTGAAATGATTCATGTTATTGATATTGGTATTGAAGCTGATAATTTGCCTGTTGCTCTTAATATGTTGTGTCATCATTTGCAAGAAGCACATGAATTTAAAAAAAAACTGCGTTCAGCGCTTTTATTGCCTATAGTTACCTTTGGTATATTTCTTGTCATTATGTTGGTCATTCTTTTTTTTATTGTACCTAAATATGCTCAACTTTTTGCTTCCATGTCAAAAGAGTTACCAAGTACAACGCGTATGCTTATGACATTAAGTGCATTTATTTCGAGTTATTATATGGTGGGCACTTTATTTATTTTTGTAACTGTTTGCATGGTGCTTTTACAGGTATCAAAAAGAACATCAATTAAAAAGAAGATTGATGAACATCTATTGGTAGTTCCACATGTAGGCATATTATTTAAGCAGATTGATCTTGTTTATTTTCTTCGATCATTGTCACTTTTGTTAGAAGGAGGTTTGCCGTTAGTTCCTGCTTTATCTATTGCAAAGGAAGCGGTTTACAATAGCTTTTTTAAAGCTTCCATACAAGATATGATCACAGAAGTTGAAGCCGGCCAGGAGTTGAGTGCTGTAATGCAACAAAGATCTAAGTTTTTTGCACAAGATATTATTTTGCTTATAACTGTCGGACAAGAAACAGGGCATTTGTTGGATATGGTGCATCGTGCAAGCGAGCTGTATCAACAAAAAGTACAACGTACGTTAAATCGCTATACCATGATGATACAGCCGGCCTTAATGATTATTTTAGGTTTACTTGTAGCAGGCCTTATTTTTGCTGTATATACACCACTGTTTAATCTTGCAGATGTAGTTTAA
- a CDS encoding DUF167 domain-containing protein, whose amino-acid sequence MAFMVDIKVVPQSGRQQFKLNKEDRLVCYLKSAPERNQANNELIKLLSKTLKIPMVDVVITAGKTSRNKRVKIELDVTYEQLLERLGIHTQMKLF is encoded by the coding sequence ATGGCTTTTATGGTGGATATCAAGGTGGTACCTCAATCAGGTAGGCAACAGTTTAAGTTAAATAAAGAAGATCGTTTGGTTTGTTATTTAAAAAGTGCGCCTGAACGTAATCAAGCAAATAATGAGTTGATAAAGCTATTATCAAAAACATTAAAAATACCTATGGTGGACGTTGTTATTACTGCAGGTAAAACGAGCCGTAATAAGCGTGTGAAAATTGAGCTTGATGTAACGTATGAGCAGTTGTTAGAGCGTTTGGGGATTCATACACAAATGAAGTTATTTTAA
- a CDS encoding MauE/DoxX family redox-associated membrane protein, with the protein MEHQTKKYSFKDFLPLIAIFLIVISFVGLRQLSYGPDLRAAMSDFMAAFFIIFGAFKLLNLKGFAEAYATYDVIAKKSIIYAYAYPFIEIALGLAYLFRLFPNVTNFVTLIVMFVSAIGVAIELSKGRDITCACLGVVFKIPMTYVTLFEDLLMAAMALIMLFW; encoded by the coding sequence ATGGAACATCAAACAAAAAAGTATAGCTTTAAAGACTTTTTGCCATTGATTGCTATTTTCTTAATAGTTATCTCATTTGTCGGTTTGCGGCAGCTGAGTTATGGACCTGATTTACGGGCAGCTATGAGCGACTTTATGGCAGCATTCTTTATCATTTTTGGTGCATTTAAGTTGTTGAATTTAAAAGGTTTTGCAGAGGCTTATGCCACGTATGACGTAATTGCAAAAAAAAGTATAATATATGCCTACGCATATCCTTTTATCGAAATTGCTTTGGGGCTTGCATATCTGTTTAGATTATTTCCTAATGTTACCAACTTTGTAACACTTATTGTTATGTTTGTAAGTGCAATTGGTGTTGCAATTGAATTGAGTAAGGGGCGCGATATTACTTGTGCATGTTTAGGTGTGGTGTTTAAGATACCAATGACTTATGTCACACTATTTGAAGATTTGCTTATGGCTGCAATGGCATTGATTATGTTATTTTGGTAA
- a CDS encoding Ig-like domain-containing protein: MKKVLGLLLSLLSSFAYAGDFDGALDPDFGTDGRVIANFGAQDMDATSLAVVNRHDGKIVIGGSVETATGSDFGLIILDEDGTLEQAKQQHIGLVGSVDVIVGLAVQPDNKIIAVGSTNDLMSTSSFVVVRYTQDGDLDPTFNPTGSTPGVKLVDFFGASLAQARAVAFKRDGRIVVVGDAQDASLLPGNQNVFYAVAVLNSDGSLDNSFAGGAGRAVYSDVMPVGGIANISSTATSVGIQSIGTTDNIVLAGQGEQDLNTFHFQIVRITCDGNLDLTFNNNGVDQVVFNDDINELASGVDIYPDGRIVAVGTSFVPAGEEIVTTRRLVNGGPDNSFNGDGEASFALTDTSLNGNAVNIQNDEKILIAGLHEDVIDGDKRFVLVRYTNAGVLDTTFGGNPGPGFVVTDFGGTPPNNEANGTALQQDGKVVLAGVTQLADGEPTDFAVARYLNDNTEEDVFVAPTIDSPQKLSNCNSNPPILSGKAQNPSNITVYINGNEAGRVITTGDQNEWTFTPAAPLAEGPNTFQVVAEYKSGNMNVCSDPSCCGVCLGPQSCISEAIREKYCPSCIDFPIGC; the protein is encoded by the coding sequence ATGAAAAAAGTTCTGGGTTTATTGTTAAGCCTGTTGAGCAGCTTTGCTTATGCTGGTGATTTTGATGGAGCTCTTGATCCTGATTTTGGTACCGACGGACGAGTTATTGCCAATTTTGGTGCTCAAGATATGGATGCAACCAGTTTAGCGGTTGTAAATAGGCATGATGGTAAAATTGTTATAGGTGGTTCTGTCGAAACGGCAACAGGTTCTGATTTTGGGCTTATCATTTTAGATGAAGATGGCACTCTTGAGCAGGCAAAACAGCAGCATATAGGTCTTGTAGGATCAGTAGATGTTATTGTTGGTTTAGCAGTACAACCAGATAACAAGATTATTGCTGTTGGATCAACTAATGATTTGATGAGTACATCAAGTTTTGTTGTCGTGCGTTATACACAAGATGGAGATTTAGATCCTACATTTAATCCGACAGGAAGTACTCCTGGAGTAAAGTTGGTTGATTTTTTTGGTGCTTCTCTTGCGCAAGCTCGTGCAGTTGCATTTAAGCGTGATGGGCGTATTGTTGTAGTTGGTGATGCTCAGGATGCTTCGTTATTGCCTGGTAATCAAAATGTTTTTTATGCCGTTGCTGTATTGAACTCCGATGGTTCATTAGATAATAGTTTTGCGGGAGGAGCTGGGCGTGCTGTATATTCAGATGTTATGCCAGTTGGAGGTATTGCTAATATTTCTAGCACTGCAACATCGGTAGGAATTCAGTCTATTGGAACTACAGATAATATTGTATTGGCGGGACAAGGTGAACAGGATTTAAATACATTTCATTTTCAGATAGTACGCATTACGTGTGATGGTAACTTAGATCTTACGTTTAATAATAATGGTGTAGATCAAGTCGTATTTAATGATGATATTAATGAATTAGCAAGTGGGGTTGATATCTATCCCGATGGTAGAATTGTTGCAGTTGGAACCTCTTTTGTTCCTGCAGGTGAAGAAATTGTAACCACCCGTCGTTTAGTCAATGGTGGTCCGGACAATAGTTTTAATGGAGATGGTGAAGCTTCGTTTGCTCTGACAGATACAAGTTTAAATGGTAATGCGGTCAACATACAGAATGATGAAAAAATATTAATTGCAGGATTACATGAAGATGTTATCGATGGCGATAAACGTTTTGTTCTTGTTCGTTACACAAATGCAGGTGTACTTGATACAACATTTGGTGGGAATCCAGGTCCTGGTTTTGTTGTAACAGATTTTGGAGGTACTCCACCAAACAATGAGGCGAACGGTACAGCATTGCAACAAGATGGTAAAGTTGTTCTCGCTGGTGTAACGCAACTAGCTGATGGCGAGCCAACTGACTTTGCCGTTGCACGATATTTAAATGATAACACCGAGGAAGATGTTTTTGTTGCGCCGACTATTGATAGCCCGCAAAAGTTGAGCAATTGTAATTCTAATCCACCAATTTTAAGTGGTAAGGCGCAAAATCCATCGAATATCACGGTGTATATCAATGGTAATGAAGCTGGTCGTGTTATAACAACGGGTGATCAAAATGAGTGGACATTTACGCCAGCGGCACCGTTGGCCGAAGGACCGAATACCTTTCAAGTAGTTGCAGAATATAAATCTGGTAATATGAATGTATGCTCTGATCCATCATGTTGTGGTGTATGCCTTGGGCCACAGTCATGTATTTCAGAAGCAATACGTGAAAAATATTGTCCATCATGTATCGATTTTCCTATTGGATGTTGA